A single genomic interval of Dromiciops gliroides isolate mDroGli1 chromosome 1, mDroGli1.pri, whole genome shotgun sequence harbors:
- the OMD gene encoding osteomodulin, producing the protein MSLLGRLRILFFFWGVTVHCQYETYRTDEDYDEESDDEYPPVFYFHSDGDRGVPSHPLGCAAECFCPPTFPSAMYCDNRKLKTIPKIPMHIQQLYLQFNEIEAVTAQPFANASNLKGINLSHNRIKSHKIEHGVFGELSNLLQLHLEHNELAEFPFPLPKSLESLLLGYNEISRVEANAMEGLLNLTVLDLCHNQLHDSLLKEKLSKMRKLMQLNLCSNNLQSMPLDLPSSLMHLSLENNSISLIPDNYFQKFPKLLALRISYNNLQEIPHDIFNISSLVELNVGHNKLKRVFYIPRNLQHLYMEDNEIEYINVTLMCPSMDRIHHHHLTYIRLDQNRLREPISSYVFFCFPYMHSIYYGEQRKPDGQTVLLKTQVFRRFQDEEEEEEQEGGDGGEEPEGPEQGRTEENFDPYFY; encoded by the exons ATGAGTCTTCTCGGCCGACTAcggatccttttcttcttctggggAGTCACCGTGCACTGTCAGTATGAGACCTACCGGACAGATGAAGACTACGATGAAGAGAGCGACGATGAGTACCCGCCAGTCTTTTACTTTCACTCCGATGGAGATCGCGGGGTTCCCTCTCACCCTCTTGGCTGTGCCGCAGAATGCTTCTGCCCCCCGACCTTCCCATCGGCCATGTACTGCGACAACCGGAAGCTCAAGACGATCCCCAAGATCCCGATGCACATTCAACAGCTCTACCTCCAGTTCAATGAAATCGAAGCCGTGACGGCACAGCCATTTGCCAACGCTTCTAACTTGAAAGGAATCAACCTGAGCCATAATCGAATCAAGTCTCACAAGATTGAACACGGCGTCTTTGGCGAGCTTTCTAATCTCTTACAACTGCATTTGGAGCATAACGAGTTAGCAGAGTTCCCATTTCCACTTCCTAAGTCTTTAGAGAGCCTTCTTCTTGGCTACAATGAGATCTCCAGAGTGGAGGCCAACGCCATGGAAGGATTACTCAATCTGACCGTGCTGGACCTCTGCCACAACCAGCTTCACGACTCTCTATTAAAAGAGAAACTTTCCAAAATGCGCAAATTGATGCAACTCAATTTGTGTAGCAACAATTTACAGTCAATGCCTCTTGACTTACCTTCGTCACTTATGCATCTATCTCTAGAAAATAATTCCATTTCTCTCATACCAGACAATTACTTCCAAAAATTTCCCAAGCTTCTTGCTCTAAGAATATCATACAACAACCTGCAAGAGATCCCACatgatatttttaatatttccagCCTTGTAGAGCTCAACGTTGGGCATAACAAACTGAAGCGAGTGTTCTACATACCCAGAAACTTGCAACATCTCTACATGGAAGACAACGAAATCGAAT ATATAAATGTCACCCTGATGTGTCCATCCATGGACCGGATACATCATCACCACTTAACCTACATCCGCCTGGACCAAAACAGGCTGAGAGAACCCATAAGCTCCTACGTTTTCTTCTGTTTCCCCTACATGCACAGCATTTACTATGGGGAACAAAGAAAACCTGACGGGCAGACGGTGCTGCTGAAGACACAAGTGTTCCGCAGGTTTcaggatgaagaagaagaagaagaacaagaaggaggCGATGGAGGAGAGGAGCCTGAGGGGCCGGAGCAGGGAAGAACAGAAGAGAACTTTGATCCTTACTTCTATTAA